In Microbacterium binotii, one DNA window encodes the following:
- the aztD gene encoding zinc metallochaperone AztD, with translation MHLRRPALLALGLVAAATLTACAGTAPDPASSSAVEPPAGERVAISYEGGILVLDGTTLETVGDLASEEFTRLNRAGDGSHVLVTMSEGFQILDTGAASGSEPTLTDLVFPADAPGHVVRHAGKTVLYADGTSDTTIIDTDAFASLGDALPASTTIPGTEAHHGVSIVLEDGTLVTTVGSATGRTGITVRDEDGTEITSNADCPGVHGEGTAADEVVVFGCENGALIYRDGEIAKVTAPDTYGRTGNIFVTDTSPLVVGDYKNDPDAEGYLLSSVALIDTQKASMKVVPLPEGVSYTFRDLARGPKDLGYILATDGSIHVIDPASGELVDEFPVIAAWEGPVEWQDPHPAIVVSGDIAYVTEPAAKKVHALDLTSGEVLASTTLAVTPNEVAVS, from the coding sequence ATGCACCTGAGACGTCCCGCGCTGCTCGCGCTCGGACTCGTCGCCGCGGCGACGCTGACCGCCTGCGCCGGCACAGCTCCTGACCCCGCATCCTCGAGCGCCGTCGAGCCTCCCGCCGGCGAACGCGTCGCGATCAGCTACGAGGGCGGCATTCTCGTGCTCGACGGCACGACGCTGGAGACGGTCGGAGATCTCGCCTCCGAGGAGTTCACCCGGCTCAATCGGGCCGGCGACGGCTCGCACGTGCTGGTCACGATGAGCGAGGGTTTCCAGATCCTCGACACCGGTGCCGCATCCGGGTCCGAGCCGACGCTCACCGATCTCGTGTTCCCCGCGGACGCTCCCGGGCACGTCGTGCGGCACGCCGGCAAGACGGTGCTCTACGCAGACGGTACGAGCGACACGACGATCATCGACACGGATGCGTTCGCCTCGCTCGGCGACGCCCTTCCCGCATCGACGACGATCCCCGGCACCGAGGCGCACCACGGAGTGTCGATCGTGCTCGAGGACGGCACCCTCGTGACCACCGTCGGCTCGGCGACCGGGCGCACCGGCATCACGGTGCGCGACGAGGACGGCACCGAGATCACCTCCAACGCCGACTGCCCCGGCGTGCACGGCGAGGGAACGGCCGCCGACGAGGTCGTCGTCTTCGGATGCGAGAACGGCGCGCTGATCTACCGCGACGGCGAGATCGCGAAGGTCACGGCACCCGACACGTACGGCCGTACCGGCAACATCTTCGTCACCGACACGAGCCCGCTCGTCGTCGGCGACTACAAGAACGACCCGGATGCGGAGGGGTACCTGCTCTCGAGCGTCGCGTTGATCGACACCCAGAAGGCGAGCATGAAGGTCGTGCCGCTGCCGGAGGGCGTCTCGTACACCTTCCGCGACCTCGCCCGGGGTCCGAAGGACCTCGGTTACATCCTCGCCACCGACGGCTCGATCCACGTGATCGACCCCGCGAGCGGCGAGCTGGTGGACGAGTTCCCGGTCATCGCGGCGTGGGAGGGCCCCGTCGAGTGGCAGGACCCGCATCCCGCCATCGTCGTGTCGGGCGACATCGCCTACGTGACCGAGCCCGCGGCGAAGAAGGTGCACGCGCTCGATCTGACGAGCGGCGAGGTGCTCGCGAGCACGACGCTCGCCGTCACCCCGAACGAGGTCGCCGTCTCCTGA
- the aztC gene encoding zinc ABC transporter substrate-binding protein AztC: MTAGRRIAAFAAALVAAGVLSACAPTVEDRPLVVVSTNILGDVVTELVGDQAEVVTLMKPDSDPHSFEISAQEAARLRSADLVVSNGLGLEEGLGQHLEAAADEGVSPFVAGDVIDVLPYASEEADGADDPHFWTDPARMMQVVDALEPTLAGIDGVDAATLRADTAAYRTELAALDAEMSGALAAIPAERRALVTNHHVFGYLADRFDVRLVGAAIPGGTTLAAPSAADLAELVSAIREAGVRTIFAESSSPDRLMRALAEEAGIDVQVVELFTESLTAADGAAGDYLTMMRVNTQRIVAGLS, translated from the coding sequence ATGACCGCCGGGCGGCGCATCGCCGCGTTCGCCGCCGCGCTCGTGGCCGCGGGCGTACTGTCCGCCTGCGCCCCGACGGTCGAGGATCGCCCCCTCGTCGTGGTCTCCACCAACATCCTGGGCGACGTCGTGACCGAACTGGTCGGCGATCAGGCCGAGGTCGTGACCCTCATGAAGCCGGACTCGGATCCGCACTCCTTCGAGATCTCGGCCCAGGAGGCGGCGCGACTGCGCTCGGCGGACCTCGTCGTCTCGAACGGTCTCGGGCTCGAAGAGGGCCTCGGTCAGCACCTCGAGGCGGCGGCGGACGAGGGCGTCAGCCCGTTCGTCGCGGGTGACGTCATCGACGTCCTGCCGTACGCGAGTGAGGAGGCGGACGGCGCCGACGACCCGCACTTCTGGACCGATCCCGCGCGGATGATGCAGGTCGTCGACGCACTGGAGCCGACGCTCGCGGGCATCGACGGGGTGGATGCGGCGACTCTCCGCGCCGACACCGCCGCGTATCGCACCGAGCTTGCGGCCCTGGATGCCGAGATGAGCGGTGCCCTCGCCGCCATCCCCGCCGAGAGGCGCGCACTCGTGACCAATCACCACGTCTTCGGCTACCTGGCGGACCGCTTCGACGTGCGTCTCGTGGGTGCCGCGATCCCCGGCGGAACCACGCTCGCCGCACCGAGCGCGGCCGACCTCGCGGAGCTCGTCTCCGCCATCCGGGAGGCCGGCGTGCGCACGATCTTCGCCGAGTCCTCCTCGCCCGATCGACTCATGCGCGCGCTGGCCGAGGAGGCCGGCATCGACGTACAGGTCGTCGAGCTGTTCACCGAGTCGCTCACCGCCGCCGACGGCGCGGCCGGCGACTACCTGACCATGATGCGCGTCAACACGCAGCGCATCGTCGCCGGGCTCTCCTGA
- a CDS encoding ABC transporter codes for MRHPLALTVVTASALLLAACASPPQSQPVPTAGAGHGQVAGAAEVSEPPLHLLTATADGRLTLLDLLSEETSSLGRIDAPLATATDGRYLFADTGDGIEIVDSGMWTWDHVDHFHYYRAQPRLLEKVPGHGTARIATTNSSTTGGTGIFFADGEAVLLDTEALSHGEVVEQFRVRMPEHDGYVVPVGDHALVTTGEGTVRVRDGDGALHGDPVPCADPAGTLTTRVGAILGCRNDVLLAVATDAGTAIERIALPDGVAAPGAWANREGRPTAAGLSPDGSIVLLDTRERTATAVPAPRPLIAVTAVDDASEHVLGLTVDGRMSVIDGATGAELALTEPLVADSLAAGRTPTLIADDRRAYLNGITERVLFEIDFADAGRIARTFTTTDEPAFVAETGR; via the coding sequence GTGCGTCATCCCCTCGCCCTCACCGTCGTCACCGCATCCGCTCTCCTGCTCGCCGCCTGCGCGAGCCCTCCGCAGTCACAACCCGTGCCCACCGCAGGCGCCGGCCACGGGCAGGTCGCCGGCGCCGCCGAGGTGAGCGAGCCGCCCCTGCATCTGCTGACCGCGACCGCCGACGGCCGACTGACACTGCTCGACCTCCTCTCCGAGGAGACCTCGAGCCTCGGCCGCATCGACGCTCCCCTCGCGACGGCGACCGACGGTCGCTACCTCTTCGCCGACACCGGCGACGGCATCGAGATCGTCGACAGCGGGATGTGGACCTGGGATCACGTGGATCACTTCCACTACTACCGCGCCCAACCGCGCCTGCTGGAGAAGGTCCCCGGCCACGGCACGGCTCGTATCGCGACGACCAACTCATCGACGACGGGCGGCACCGGGATCTTCTTCGCCGACGGCGAGGCCGTGCTGCTCGACACCGAGGCCCTCTCCCACGGCGAGGTCGTCGAGCAGTTCCGGGTGCGGATGCCCGAGCACGACGGCTACGTCGTGCCCGTGGGCGACCACGCCCTCGTCACGACCGGTGAGGGCACCGTCCGGGTTCGCGACGGCGACGGCGCCCTCCACGGCGACCCCGTCCCCTGCGCCGACCCCGCCGGCACGCTCACCACGCGTGTGGGCGCCATCCTCGGATGCCGGAACGACGTGCTGCTGGCCGTCGCCACCGACGCGGGCACCGCCATCGAACGCATCGCGCTCCCCGACGGGGTCGCGGCGCCCGGCGCCTGGGCCAACAGAGAGGGTCGCCCGACCGCCGCAGGCCTCAGTCCTGACGGATCGATCGTCCTGCTCGACACGCGCGAACGCACCGCGACGGCGGTTCCCGCCCCGCGACCGCTGATCGCCGTCACGGCGGTCGACGACGCATCCGAGCACGTGCTCGGGCTCACGGTCGACGGACGGATGAGCGTGATCGACGGCGCGACGGGTGCCGAACTCGCCCTGACGGAACCGCTCGTCGCCGATTCTCTCGCGGCGGGACGGACACCCACCCTCATCGCGGACGACCGGCGTGCGTACCTCAACGGGATCACCGAACGCGTGCTCTTCGAGATCGACTTCGCGGATGCGGGGCGCATCGCCCGCACGTTCACCACGACCGATGAGCCGGCCTTCGTCGCGGAGACCGGCCGATGA
- the aztB gene encoding zinc ABC transporter permease AztB, whose protein sequence is MTLLLPLEHAFLLRALVGGSLVAVLCAIVGTWVVIRGMAFLGEALAHGMLPGVALATVTGAPVLLGGAASAVAMTIGIGALRRRGRLAYDTSIGLLFVAMLAVGVIVISHSGSFATDATAILFGDVLAISAEDLAVLAVATAIGLALAVVAHRALVAVAVDARVARVTGVRPAWAEATLTGLVTLAVVASYQAVGSLLVVGMLLAPAVAARPWVRGIAAAMALAAAIGIAAVTAGLALSWHLGTAAGASIAASAIAAAALSALLRSLFVPRRSATAVPAPL, encoded by the coding sequence GTGACCCTCCTCCTTCCCCTCGAACACGCGTTCCTGCTGCGCGCGCTCGTCGGCGGTTCGCTCGTGGCCGTGCTGTGCGCGATCGTGGGCACCTGGGTCGTCATCCGGGGCATGGCCTTCCTCGGCGAGGCACTGGCGCACGGGATGCTCCCCGGCGTCGCCCTCGCCACCGTGACAGGCGCCCCCGTGCTCCTCGGCGGCGCCGCGAGCGCCGTGGCCATGACGATCGGGATCGGGGCGCTGCGCCGGCGCGGGCGTCTCGCATACGACACGAGCATCGGGCTCCTGTTCGTCGCGATGCTCGCCGTCGGAGTGATCGTCATCTCCCACTCCGGCAGCTTCGCGACGGATGCGACCGCGATCCTCTTCGGCGATGTGCTGGCGATCTCGGCCGAGGATCTCGCGGTGCTGGCCGTCGCCACAGCGATCGGGCTGGCGCTCGCGGTCGTCGCGCACCGGGCGCTCGTCGCGGTGGCCGTGGACGCGCGCGTCGCACGGGTGACGGGTGTGCGTCCGGCCTGGGCCGAGGCCACGCTCACCGGCCTCGTGACGCTCGCCGTCGTCGCCTCGTACCAGGCCGTCGGCTCGCTCCTCGTGGTCGGGATGCTGCTCGCCCCGGCTGTGGCGGCCCGACCGTGGGTGCGCGGGATCGCCGCCGCGATGGCCCTCGCCGCCGCCATCGGGATCGCGGCGGTCACCGCCGGACTCGCGCTCTCGTGGCACCTCGGCACCGCCGCCGGAGCGTCGATCGCCGCATCCGCCATCGCCGCGGCCGCATTGTCCGCGCTGCTCCGCTCCCTGTTCGTCCCCCGCCGCTCCGCGACCGCGGTGCCGGCTCCGCTCTAG
- a CDS encoding metal ABC transporter ATP-binding protein — translation MFLSDPPPAPASTALCATGLRVDAGGRTLLHPLDLRLDPGVVTVIAGPNGAGKTTLLEALAGVRPGRSGVVDGAGRIAFVPQYSAIAEGLPLTVAQLVRIGAWRSRLPLPSHAERTDAAEAMAALEITDLASRPVAMLSGGQRQRALLAQALARRADVLLLDEPTTGLDAASSSRILAAVERERGRGAVVVCVSHDPVLIAAAGRVLRLDGGRLV, via the coding sequence ATGTTCCTCTCCGATCCGCCGCCGGCTCCCGCATCGACCGCACTGTGCGCGACGGGGCTGCGCGTCGACGCGGGGGGTCGGACCCTCCTGCATCCGCTCGATCTGCGCCTCGATCCGGGCGTGGTGACGGTCATCGCGGGGCCGAACGGCGCGGGTAAGACCACGCTCCTCGAGGCGCTCGCCGGGGTGCGGCCCGGCCGGAGCGGCGTCGTCGACGGCGCCGGGCGGATCGCCTTCGTGCCCCAGTACTCGGCCATCGCCGAGGGGCTGCCGCTCACGGTGGCGCAGCTCGTGCGGATCGGGGCCTGGCGGAGCCGGCTCCCGCTGCCCTCACACGCGGAGCGGACGGATGCGGCGGAGGCGATGGCCGCGCTGGAGATCACCGATCTCGCGTCCCGGCCCGTGGCGATGCTCTCCGGCGGTCAGCGACAGCGAGCACTGCTCGCCCAGGCGCTCGCCCGCCGCGCCGACGTGCTGCTGCTCGACGAGCCGACGACGGGGCTGGATGCGGCCAGCAGCTCCCGCATCCTCGCCGCCGTCGAGCGGGAGCGAGGCCGCGGTGCCGTCGTCGTGTGCGTGAGCCACGACCCGGTGCTCATCGCCGCGGCCGGGCGCGTGCTCCGGCTGGACGGCGGTCGCCTCGTGTGA
- a CDS encoding response regulator transcription factor encodes MLVDDQALVRGAMGALLELEGDLVVVAEAADGAQAASLAADTTPDVCLMDIQMPGVDGITATRQVREASPTTRVLVVTTFARPGYLRQALDAGASGFIVKDAPADRLAEAVRRVHAGLRVVDPELAEASLFEGQSPLTEREQQALRLSADGRAVAQIAAEMFLSAGTVRNHLSSAIGKTGTENRSQAAQVAREKGWI; translated from the coding sequence ATGCTCGTCGACGACCAGGCGCTCGTGCGCGGCGCGATGGGGGCCCTGCTCGAGCTGGAGGGCGACCTCGTCGTGGTGGCCGAGGCCGCAGACGGCGCGCAGGCCGCATCCCTCGCCGCCGACACCACACCAGACGTCTGCCTCATGGACATCCAGATGCCCGGGGTGGACGGCATCACGGCCACGCGTCAGGTGCGTGAGGCGAGTCCGACGACCCGCGTGCTCGTCGTCACGACGTTCGCCCGGCCCGGCTACCTCCGTCAGGCTCTGGATGCGGGAGCCAGCGGCTTCATCGTGAAGGATGCGCCGGCGGATCGCCTCGCCGAGGCGGTGCGGCGCGTGCACGCGGGGCTCCGTGTGGTCGATCCCGAGCTCGCCGAGGCGTCACTGTTCGAGGGGCAGAGCCCGCTGACCGAGCGCGAGCAGCAGGCGCTGCGCCTGTCGGCGGACGGGCGGGCGGTCGCGCAGATCGCCGCGGAGATGTTCCTCTCGGCGGGCACCGTGCGCAATCACCTCTCGTCGGCGATCGGCAAGACGGGCACCGAGAATCGCTCGCAGGCCGCACAGGTCGCCCGCGAGAAGGGCTGGATCTAG
- a CDS encoding sensor histidine kinase, translating into MTTSSTLPRVPQDPWQRWGWLMAIVWMVFLVFPVLSLLSSPAPLGLLVLGWAALAGFAVAYVVGFVAGMRSAWGTPSRLVRNLFWVQIACAAATVPAIADGALSFVPFVMSYASYGLRRMWHWVTMVAGIGLVVIVIVATGSIADNIQILSVVVMISVINTVTSWLIGRSVDTDRIRLELAASDERTAIARDVHDLLGHTLTAVKLKAELAERLVDRDPDRAKAELAEIVRLTGEAITGVRSTVTGIRGQAFAEQLVASRAALESAGMAVEVSGDAASLSPAQSLPAGWIVREATTNILRHAHARTVRISVAPGVVTVDDDGEGVRQRPGNGIRGMQERAAAAGAVLEVAPAPSGGTRVSMTW; encoded by the coding sequence GTGACGACCTCCTCCACGCTCCCGCGCGTGCCGCAGGATCCGTGGCAGCGCTGGGGCTGGCTCATGGCCATCGTGTGGATGGTGTTCCTGGTCTTCCCGGTGCTCTCGCTGCTCTCGTCGCCGGCACCCCTGGGTCTGCTCGTACTGGGATGGGCTGCGCTGGCGGGGTTCGCCGTGGCCTACGTCGTCGGGTTCGTGGCGGGGATGCGGTCGGCCTGGGGCACGCCGAGCCGGCTCGTGAGGAATCTTTTCTGGGTGCAGATCGCCTGCGCCGCGGCCACGGTGCCCGCGATCGCCGACGGCGCCCTGAGCTTCGTGCCGTTCGTGATGTCGTACGCGAGCTATGGCCTTCGGCGCATGTGGCACTGGGTGACGATGGTGGCCGGCATCGGGCTCGTCGTCATCGTGATCGTCGCCACGGGCTCGATCGCGGACAACATCCAGATCCTGTCGGTGGTCGTCATGATCTCCGTCATCAACACCGTGACGAGCTGGCTCATCGGCCGCTCCGTCGACACGGATCGGATCCGGCTGGAGCTCGCCGCCAGCGACGAGCGCACCGCGATCGCCCGCGACGTGCACGACCTGCTCGGTCACACGCTGACGGCGGTGAAGCTGAAGGCCGAGCTCGCCGAGCGTCTCGTCGACCGCGACCCCGATCGCGCGAAGGCCGAGCTCGCCGAGATCGTGCGACTGACCGGCGAGGCGATCACGGGCGTGCGCAGCACCGTGACCGGCATCCGCGGGCAGGCCTTCGCCGAGCAGCTCGTCGCCAGCCGTGCGGCGCTCGAGTCGGCGGGGATGGCCGTCGAGGTCAGCGGCGACGCCGCATCCCTCTCGCCCGCGCAGTCACTGCCGGCGGGGTGGATCGTGCGGGAGGCGACGACCAACATCCTGCGCCACGCGCACGCCCGCACGGTGCGCATCTCGGTGGCACCGGGCGTCGTGACGGTCGACGACGACGGCGAGGGGGTGCGCCAGCGCCCGGGCAACGGCATCCGTGGCATGCAGGAGCGAGCGGCCGCGGCCGGCGCCGTCCTGGAGGTGGCTCCCGCACCCAGCGGCGGAACGAGAGTGAGCATGACGTGGTGA
- a CDS encoding ABC transporter permease, whose product MSTLVSPAMYRIEGLRQLRNPYTLAFTLAMPFAMYLLFGASMDYASQSVGHANASFYVMVSMGAYGTATAMSSLCSLAASEVGQGWGRQLALTPLSTAGYALTKVLSAMSFAALSVLIVYIAGYVTGAAADDMWRWFASAAITLALGLVYGLFGLGVGLAFNSDSAAALASISITFFGFFGNVFVPLSGVMLDIAKWTPMYGYAALVRWPATGGTLVAGGSDPLWAVVLNVLVWGALFALLVRFGVVRSRRRR is encoded by the coding sequence ATGAGCACGCTCGTCTCGCCCGCGATGTACCGCATCGAGGGTCTGCGTCAACTGCGGAACCCCTACACGCTGGCCTTCACGCTGGCCATGCCGTTCGCGATGTACCTGCTCTTCGGGGCCAGCATGGACTACGCCTCGCAGAGCGTCGGTCACGCGAACGCCTCGTTCTACGTCATGGTCTCGATGGGTGCGTACGGCACCGCGACCGCGATGAGCTCGCTGTGCTCGCTCGCCGCATCCGAGGTCGGTCAGGGGTGGGGACGACAGCTCGCCCTCACGCCCCTCTCGACCGCCGGATACGCCCTGACGAAGGTGCTGTCGGCGATGTCGTTCGCCGCGTTGTCTGTGCTGATCGTCTACATCGCCGGATACGTCACCGGTGCCGCCGCCGATGACATGTGGCGCTGGTTCGCCTCGGCGGCCATCACGCTGGCCCTCGGCCTGGTCTACGGCCTGTTCGGCCTGGGTGTCGGGCTCGCGTTCAACTCGGACTCGGCCGCAGCCCTCGCCTCGATCTCGATCACCTTCTTCGGCTTCTTCGGCAACGTGTTCGTCCCCCTGAGCGGCGTCATGCTCGACATCGCCAAGTGGACGCCGATGTACGGCTATGCCGCCCTCGTGCGCTGGCCGGCAACCGGCGGCACGCTCGTAGCCGGCGGCTCCGATCCGCTCTGGGCGGTCGTTCTCAACGTGCTCGTCTGGGGTGCACTGTTCGCCCTGCTGGTGCGCTTCGGCGTCGTGCGATCGCGCCGCCGTCGTTAG
- a CDS encoding ABC transporter ATP-binding protein has product MSEPRVQIPATPLAPDAAAVELRGIVRRFGRAGQRFTAVDGIDLRIERGEIVALLGPNGAGKTTTIDVLLGLAEPDEGSALVFGAHPHRAVAAGRLAAVLQTGGLLSDLTVRETVTVIADLYGAGSRVAEVMERADLTEIARRRVGKCSGGEKQRVKFALALLPDPDVLVLDEPTAGMDVTARRRFWQAMRADADAGRTIVFATHYLEEAEQFARRTVVMAKGRIVADAATAHLRASLGGRLVSATLADEALATVFAAELVGDESAAEVSVDASRLTVRTAASDALAARLLAAGASDLEITAPTLESAFTRLTEEPS; this is encoded by the coding sequence ATGAGCGAACCGCGCGTGCAGATACCCGCCACCCCCCTCGCCCCGGACGCGGCCGCCGTCGAGCTGCGCGGAATCGTGCGCCGCTTCGGCCGCGCCGGTCAGCGCTTCACGGCCGTCGACGGCATCGACCTGCGCATCGAACGCGGCGAGATCGTGGCGCTGCTCGGCCCGAACGGAGCGGGCAAGACCACGACGATCGACGTGCTGCTCGGACTCGCGGAGCCGGATGAGGGCAGCGCGCTCGTCTTCGGAGCGCATCCGCACCGCGCGGTGGCGGCCGGCCGGCTCGCCGCGGTGCTGCAGACCGGCGGCCTGCTGTCGGATCTCACCGTGCGGGAGACGGTCACCGTCATCGCGGACCTGTACGGTGCGGGCTCCCGCGTCGCCGAGGTGATGGAGCGCGCCGATCTCACCGAGATCGCCCGTCGCCGGGTGGGCAAGTGCTCCGGCGGCGAGAAGCAGCGCGTGAAGTTCGCGCTCGCACTCCTGCCCGACCCCGACGTGCTGGTGCTCGACGAGCCCACCGCGGGCATGGACGTCACGGCCCGCCGCCGGTTTTGGCAGGCGATGCGCGCCGACGCGGATGCGGGACGCACGATCGTCTTCGCCACCCATTACCTCGAGGAGGCCGAGCAGTTCGCCCGGCGCACCGTCGTGATGGCCAAGGGCCGCATCGTCGCCGACGCCGCCACCGCGCACCTGCGCGCCTCCCTCGGCGGCCGCCTCGTCTCGGCGACGCTCGCCGACGAGGCGCTGGCCACGGTCTTCGCCGCAGAGCTGGTGGGCGACGAGTCCGCCGCCGAGGTGTCGGTGGACGCGTCGCGGCTCACGGTGCGCACCGCCGCATCCGATGCTCTCGCCGCGCGTCTGCTCGCCGCGGGCGCGAGCGACCTCGAGATCACCGCCCCAACCCTGGAATCCGCCTTCACCCGACTCACCGAGGAGCCCTCATGA
- the purQ gene encoding phosphoribosylformylglycinamidine synthase subunit PurQ: MSVRIGVITFPGSLDDRDAQRAIRVAGAEPVALWHGDHDLRGVDALVLPGGFSYGDYLRAGAIAALAPIMSEVKDAAAAGMPILGICNGFQMLVEAHLLPGGLIRNAHQQFVRRDQRLRVENADTAWTSDFSAGQEIVIPLKNADGGYIADAETLARVEGEGLVAFRYVGVNPNGSLDDIAGLTNERGNVVGLMPHPEHAVEPGFGPDTSAAMRSGVDGLGFFSSAIQAVVSAAA, translated from the coding sequence ATGAGCGTACGCATCGGGGTCATCACCTTCCCCGGTTCGCTCGACGACCGCGACGCGCAGCGTGCCATCCGCGTCGCCGGCGCCGAGCCCGTCGCGCTCTGGCACGGTGACCACGATCTGCGGGGCGTCGACGCCCTGGTTCTGCCCGGCGGCTTCAGCTACGGCGATTACCTCCGAGCGGGTGCGATCGCGGCCCTCGCGCCGATCATGTCCGAGGTGAAGGACGCCGCCGCCGCCGGCATGCCGATCCTCGGTATCTGCAACGGCTTCCAGATGCTCGTCGAGGCGCATCTGCTCCCGGGCGGGCTGATCCGCAACGCGCACCAGCAGTTCGTGCGTCGCGACCAGCGTCTGCGCGTCGAGAACGCGGACACCGCCTGGACGAGCGACTTCAGCGCGGGCCAGGAGATCGTCATCCCCTTGAAGAACGCCGACGGCGGCTACATCGCCGACGCCGAGACGCTCGCGCGCGTCGAGGGCGAGGGCCTCGTGGCGTTCCGCTACGTCGGCGTGAACCCCAACGGCTCGCTCGACGACATCGCCGGACTCACCAACGAGCGCGGCAACGTCGTGGGGCTCATGCCGCATCCCGAGCACGCGGTCGAGCCGGGCTTCGGCCCCGACACCTCCGCCGCCATGCGCTCCGGCGTCGACGGCCTCGGCTTCTTCAGCTCGGCCATCCAGGCCGTGGTCTCCGCCGCCGCCTGA
- the purS gene encoding phosphoribosylformylglycinamidine synthase subunit PurS, whose translation MPTIVVDVMPKAELLDPQGKAVQNALHRLGVEDFGSVRIGKRFELTVEGTVDDALLEKVREIADDVLSNAVIEDVVGIEVVE comes from the coding sequence ATGCCCACGATCGTCGTCGATGTCATGCCCAAGGCCGAACTGCTCGACCCGCAGGGCAAGGCGGTCCAGAACGCCCTCCACCGCCTCGGCGTCGAGGACTTCGGCTCCGTCCGGATCGGGAAGCGGTTCGAGCTGACCGTCGAGGGCACCGTCGATGACGCGCTGCTCGAGAAGGTGCGCGAGATCGCCGACGACGTGCTCTCCAACGCGGTCATCGAGGACGTCGTGGGCATCGAGGTCGTCGAATGA
- a CDS encoding extracellular solute-binding protein, translated as MKSRALRPLGLAAGIATAAIVLAGCSTGGGEQSDPNAPVTLTIATFNDFGYTDALLQEYMDENPNVKIVHNKAATSNDARANYFQKLGKTGLADIEAIEVDWLPEVMQYSDMLAPVPTDLTDRWLDWKVKAATDADGNLIGYGTDIGPEAVCYRSDLFQAAGLPTDRAEVGKLFDGDWANYFKVGDQYVAATGKAFFDSAGGTYQGMINQVEAAYENPSDGKITATTNAEVKDIYDQVTKASATQSAHFSQWSDDWFAGLSNGDFATMLCPGWMLGVISGNAKDVTGWDVAPMFPNGGGNWGGSYLTIPANGKNVAAAQKLADWLTDAKTQVKAFENAGTFPSQNDALTDATLLDSTNEYFNNAPVGQIFSERAKAVTVTPFKGEFYFQVNDAMQKALTRVEDGTQDAKASWDQWVSEVEAIK; from the coding sequence GTGAAATCACGCGCCCTGCGACCGCTTGGCCTCGCCGCCGGCATCGCAACCGCAGCCATCGTCCTCGCCGGTTGTTCGACCGGTGGCGGAGAGCAGTCCGACCCGAACGCACCGGTCACGCTCACCATCGCCACCTTCAACGACTTCGGCTACACCGATGCACTCCTGCAGGAGTACATGGACGAGAACCCGAACGTGAAGATCGTCCACAACAAGGCCGCGACGTCCAACGACGCCCGCGCCAACTACTTCCAGAAGCTCGGCAAGACCGGCCTCGCCGACATCGAGGCGATCGAGGTCGACTGGCTTCCCGAGGTCATGCAGTACTCCGACATGCTCGCCCCGGTCCCCACCGACCTGACCGACCGCTGGCTCGACTGGAAGGTCAAGGCGGCCACCGACGCCGACGGCAACCTCATCGGCTACGGCACCGACATCGGCCCCGAGGCCGTCTGCTACCGCTCCGACCTGTTCCAGGCCGCCGGTCTTCCGACCGACCGCGCCGAGGTCGGCAAGCTCTTCGACGGCGACTGGGCCAACTACTTCAAGGTCGGCGACCAGTACGTCGCGGCGACCGGCAAGGCCTTCTTCGACTCGGCCGGCGGCACCTACCAGGGCATGATCAACCAGGTCGAGGCAGCCTACGAGAACCCCTCGGACGGCAAGATCACCGCCACGACCAACGCCGAGGTCAAGGACATCTACGACCAGGTCACCAAGGCCAGCGCGACGCAGTCGGCGCACTTCAGCCAGTGGTCCGACGACTGGTTCGCCGGTCTCAGCAACGGCGACTTCGCCACGATGCTCTGCCCCGGCTGGATGCTCGGTGTCATCTCCGGCAACGCGAAGGACGTCACCGGCTGGGACGTCGCGCCGATGTTCCCCAACGGCGGCGGCAACTGGGGTGGTTCGTACCTGACCATCCCCGCCAACGGCAAGAACGTCGCGGCCGCGCAGAAGCTGGCCGACTGGCTGACCGACGCGAAGACCCAGGTCAAGGCGTTCGAGAACGCCGGCACCTTCCCGAGCCAGAACGACGCGCTCACCGACGCCACGCTGCTGGACTCGACCAACGAGTACTTCAACAACGCTCCGGTCGGCCAGATCTTCTCCGAGCGGGCCAAGGCCGTGACGGTCACCCCCTTCAAGGGCGAGTTCTACTTCCAGGTCAACGACGCGATGCAGAAGGCGCTCACGCGCGTCGAGGACGGCACGCAGGACGCGAAGGCTTCGTGGGACCAGTGGGTCTCTGAGGTCGAGGCCATCAAGTAA